In Vitis riparia cultivar Riparia Gloire de Montpellier isolate 1030 chromosome 19, EGFV_Vit.rip_1.0, whole genome shotgun sequence, the following proteins share a genomic window:
- the LOC117908248 gene encoding uncharacterized protein LOC117908248: MGDTDGPLSGQLECDSDSDTEDRKVTPIFGSTKLIDFGPPDQPRELRIASSLSPDERSRLINLLRFKNARATYHRAATTLFHDMMHRDIEVYVDDMIVKSRERANHLTALQRFFERIRHFRLRLNPKKCTLGVTSGKLLGHIVSEHGIEVDPKKIRVILDMPAPRTEREIRSFLGKLQYISRFIARLTDISEPIFLLLRKNQPIVWNNDCQRAFEKIKECLLSPPVLVPPTLGLPLLLYLFVSDMALGCMLAQLDDSGKEQAIYYLSKRMLKYECRYIMIERLCLALVWATRRLRHYKSVKWSIVADHLASLPVSDDRPIDDDFPDEHFVSMTNIAGWQLYFDGVANQSGFGIGLETTLDLRVRQLEIHEDSNLFVDALATLASVIEIPTGVTVQPLLIETRPAPAYCCLIGDIEDQDELSWYHDIYQFLLCGAYPESASTKDRKALRSSDERGSCRSLWLTRGRTYVGPKDYEDRLFLVDHGGRLLPIRLEVPKVLDARHEYILVVVDYFTKWVEAASYARLTAARVAKFIRSHIIYRYGVLHELISDREVHFRGEVDTLIQEYGIQHHRSSATSFRTSTEATLYSLVYGMEAVLPIDIEMGFLGVALEQQISET, translated from the exons ATGGGAGACACAGATGGCCCATTGAGTGGTCAGTTAGAGTGTGATTCTGATTCAGATACGGAGGACAGGAAAGTTACACCCATTTTTGGTAGCACTAAGTTGATAGATTTTGGGCCACCTGACCAGCCTAGGGAGCTTAGGATTGCCTCTTCCCTATCTCCTGATGAGAGGAGTAGATTGATTAACCTGctcag GTTTAAGAATGCAAGAGCCACTTATCATAGAGCTGCTACTACTTtattccatgacatgatgcacaGAGACATCGAGgtatatgtagatgacatgatagtgaagtcCCGAGAAAGGGCAAATCACTTAACAGCACTACaaagattctttgagaggatccgacATTTCAGGCTGAGATTGAATCCTAAGAAATGTACCCTTGGggtgacttctgggaaattgCTAGGACACATCGTCAGTGAGCATGGTATAGAGGTTGATCCCAAAAAGATCAGAgtcatacttgacatgcctgctcCGAGGACTGAGAGAGAGATTAGAAGTTTTCTTGGCAAACTACAGTATATCAGTCGTTTCATTGctagattgacagacatatCCGAGCCTATCTTCCTTCTTTTGAGGAAGAACCAGCCTATAGTTTGGAATAATGATTGCCAGCGCGCTTTTGAGAAGATTAAGGAGTGTCTCCTCTCCCCTCCTGTTTTAGTGCCTCCCACATTGGGGCTGCCTCTGCTTTTGTACTTGTTCGTTTCAGACAtggctttgggatgcatgttagctcagcttGATGATTCAGGGAAGGAGCAagccatttattatctgagtaagagaaTGCTGAAGTATGAGTGCAGATAcattatgattgagcgcctCTGTTTAGCACTGGTTTGGGCCACCAGGAGGCTGAGGCACTAC AAGTCAGTAAAATGGAGCATTGTTGCAGATCATTTGGCTTCTTTGCCCGTATCTGACGACAGACCGATTGACGATGATTTCCCTGATGAGCACTTTGTCTCAATGACCAATATTGCAGGATGGCAattgtactttgatggtgtcGCCAATCAGTCGGGGTTTGGTATTG GTCTGGAGACTACGCTAGACCTTAGAGTTAGACAGTTGGAGATCCACGAGGATTCTAACTTG TTTGTTGATGCATTAGCCACCTTGGCTTCTGTGATTGAGATTCCTACGGGAGTGACTGTGCAACCATTGTTGATTGAGACTAGGCCCGCACCAGcttactgttgtttgattgggGATATTGAGGACCAGGATGAGCTGTCctggtatcatgacatttatcagttCCTGTTATGTGGCGCTTACCCTGAGTCAGCCTCAACCAAGGATAGGAAAGCTTTGAG atcgagtgatgagagaggttcatgcaggagtttgtGGCTCACACGTGGGAGGACATATGTTGGCCCGAAAGATTATGAGGACAGGttatttctggttgaccatggaggcAGATTGTTGCCAATTCGTTTAGAGGTGCCCAAAGTGCTAGATGCACG GCATGAGTACATCTTAGTTGTCGttgattatttcaccaagtgggtggaagctgcTTCTTATGCTAGATTGACAGCGGCCAGGGTGGCCAAATTCATCAGGTCGCATATTATCTACCGATATGGGGTCCTCCACGAGCTGATTTCCGACAGAGAGGTGCATTTCAGGGGCGAGGTGGATACATTGATTCAGGAGTATGGCATTCAGCATCACagatcgtctgc TACATCTTTTCGTACTTCTACCGAGGCTACCCTGTATTCTttagtgtatggtatggaggcgGTGCTGCCTATTGACATTGAGATGGGATTCTTGGGAGTAGCATTAGAGCAGCAGATATCTGAGACTTAG
- the LOC117908734 gene encoding cytochrome P450 CYP72A219-like, whose translation MEMKQLNLVALSFAFITILIYAWRVLNWMWLRPKRLERCLKQQGLAGNSYRLLYGDFKEMSMMIKEATSRPISISDDIVQRVAPFHYHSIKKYGKSSFIWMGLKPRVNIMEPELIRDVLSMHTVFRKPRVHALGKQPASGLFFLDGEKWAKHRKIINPAFRLEKLKNMLPSFHLSCSDMISKWERKLSTEGSCELDVWPYLQNLTGDAISRTAFGSNYEEGRMIFELQREQAQLLVQFSQSACIPGWRFLPTKSNKRMKQNRKEVNELLWGIIDKREKAMKAGETLNDDLLGILLESNFKEIQEHGNDKNVGMSIKDVIDECKIFYFAGQETTSVLLLWTMVLLSKHPNWQARAREEVLHVFGNNKPEGDGLNHLKIVMMILHEVLRLYPPIPFLARTVYEDIQVGDMYLPAGVDVSLPTILVHHDHEIWGEDAREFNPERFSQGVLKATKSPVSFFPFGWGSRLCIGQNFAILEAKMMLAMILQRFSFSLSPSYSHAPCSLVTLKPQYGAHLILHGI comes from the exons ATGGAAATGAAGCAGCTGAACTTAGTTGCCTTATCCTTTGCTTTCATCACTATCCTAATATATGCATGGAGGGTACTGAATTGGATGTGGTTGAGGCCGAAAAGGCTAGAGAGGTGCCTTAAACAGCAAGGTCTGGCTGGAAATTCTTACAGGCTGTTGTATGGGGACTTCAAAGAAATGTCCATGATGATAAAAGAAGCAACTTCAAGACCCATCAGCATCTCCGATGATATTGTGCAACGTGTCGCACCCTTTCATTACCATTCCATCAAGAAATATG GTAAAAGTTCTTTTATATGGATGGGCCTAAAACCAAGGGTCAACATTATGGAGCCTGAACTGATAAGGGATGTTTTGTCCATGCACACTGTCTTCCGAAAGCCAAGAGTTCATGCACTTGGGAAGCAGCCTGCTTCTGGACTATTTTTTTTGGATGGCGAGAAATGGGCTAAACATAGAAAGATCATAAACCCCGCATTCCGACTAGAAAAACTGAAG AACATGTTACCATCATTTCATTTGAGCTGTAGCGACATGATAAGCAAATGGGAAAGGAAGCTCTCAACAGAGGGGTCATGTGAGTTGGATGTTTGGCCCTATCTTCAAAATTTGACAGGTGATGCGATTTCGCGGACAGCATTTGGTAGTAACTATGAAGAAGGAAGAATGATATTCGAACTGCAGAGAGAGCAAGCGCAACTTTTGGTCCAGTTCTCACAGTCAGCTTGCATTCCAGGATGGCG GTTTTTGCCTACAAAGTCCAATAAGAGGATGAAGCAAAATAGAAAAGAAGTAAATGAGTTGTTGTGGGGTATTATTGACAAAAGAGAGAAGGCAATGAAGGCTGGCGAAACTCTTAATGATGACTTATTAGGTATACTACtggaatccaattttaaagaaattcaaGAACATGGCAATGACAAGAACGTTGGAATGAGTATCAAAGATGTCATTGACGAGTGTAAGATATTTTACTTTGCCGGTCAAGAGACTACCTCAGTTCTGCTTCTATGGACAATGGTTCTATTAAGCAAACATCCAAACTGGCAAGCTCGTGCAAGAGAAGAGGTTTTACATGTTTTTGGCAACAACAAACCCGAAGGAGATGGACTAAATCACCTTAAAATT GTTATGATGATTCTTCATGAGGTTCTTAGGCTATATCCACCCATCCCCTTTCTTGCTCGAACTGTTTATGAGGACATCCAAGTAGGAGACATGTATTTACCTGCTGGAGTGGATGTCTCCTTACCAACAATCCTGGTACAtcatgatcatgaaatttgggGAGAAGATGCAAGGGAGTTCAATCCAGAGAGGTTCTCCCAAGGAGTTTTGAAGGCAACGAAAAGTCCAGTTTCATTCTTCCCCTTTGGTTGGGGTTCTCGATTATGCATTGGACAAAACTTTGCAATATTGGAAGCTAAAATGATGCTTGCAATGATCCTACAGCGCTTCTCATTCAGCCTTTCACCATCCTATTCTCATGCTCCTTGTAGTCTTGTTACTTTGAAACCCCAATATGGGGCACACTTGATTTTACATGGGATCTAG